The genome window ATGGagacaagaaacaaaacagaccGAAAGCTCAGGTGACCCTGTTTAGTAGAGTGTCCTATTTAGCTGTAGCATCCCCCAGCTAAACTCCAGATGGAGATTCTGGCCTGGGTGTAAGGTGCGAAGCTCTTGAAGCCCAATGGGCCCGTTTTCTCCCACAGGAAATGCCCAGAGCCTAAGGGCCTCCAGGAGGCATAGGGCCGCCCACCATGTCCTCACCCCGCTTAGCCAAGCACCCACCTGTCCAGCCGCAGCTGGCACACGATACCCAGGATGTCCACCTCCCCTCGGGCCTTCAGCTGTTGGCAGCCGATGCGGGTGGCGATGAAGCAGCCAGTCCGGCCGATCCCTGCGCTGGGTACAGGGGTCCAGGGAAGGGCAGTCACAGGGGGCAGGCGGGCGGGGAGGGCATCGGCCACGCCTCCGGATGCGCCAATGCCCTCTGACGGTGCCGCTCGCCCGTCGCCTGCCCGTCCTGCCCCGAGTCCTCTCCCCCTACTccgctctgccctcctcccttcttcaGGAAGCCTCCCCTCCTGCGTGAACCCCTGACCCCCAGCATCCGCCGGCTGCACCTGTGGAGGGTCCACAGCCCCCTGCCTGTGCTTGCGGCCACGTGAGCTCCTGAGGACGGGCCTCCCGAACGCTCTGCCTGTCTTTGTTCTTGCCTCACCCCTCCGTCCGCCCGCCTCTTAGCCCCAGGCCCCGGGGCTCTTCAGCGGCACACCCGGGTCTCTGGGCCTGTCCCGTGAGGCCCCTCATCCGCACGCCTGCTCTTACCCTCCAGACTCTCAAGTCCGCCCGCACGTCCCGGGCCCGCGCCCTGACTGTGCCCAGCCTCCGTCAGGCCTCAGGAGCTGCAGCCCCACCCACTGGGGTGCTCCCtgctcctccttcaccttccaaGTCTTAGTTTGGCCTAGAGGTCCTTCCTCCTGGAAGACCGTTTCTGGCCAAAGTCTGGTGGGGGCGGCTTGGTTCTGTGCCCCCAACACCCCCGTCACGCTTCATCACGCTGCATCCTGTTCGTTTTGTCTGCAGACCGTAAAACTGGGCAGTAACCAAACGGTCTTGTTCACACTGTCTCCTTAGCATCGAACTCTGCGCCTGGCAATAACGGGCGTTGAGTGAACATTTGGGGAATGCATAAACGCGCCCTGGTGGCAGGGAGCAGGTTTGTGTCCTCCCGCGGAGCGGGAGCTGCCTCTCTGGACTGTGCCTGGGTGCCCGGCTCACACGTCCGTGTTCTGCACTTGCTGGATGAGCTGGAGATCCCGGTGTGAGTAAGGCCCGGGCCAGCCCCCGCTCCCCTAGGAGCCCCTCTGAGGGGCCCATACCTGCAGTGGACCACGATGGGCCCAGAGCGGGCCGCAGTCTCTGGGCTGTCCTCCACCTCGGCCACCAGGCGCAGCAGGGGCCCCGCCGACTCTGGGGTCTGGTGGTCGGGCCAGGCCGAGAAGAGAATGTGCTTCAGGGCCCGGCGCTGCTCCTGGTGCTGGGCGGGGGCAGGGCGTGAGGAAGGGGCAGCAGAGACCCGCGTTCAGGTCCcggccctgcctccctccagcaCAGGCCTGCTCCTGGTGCTGGGCGGGGGCAGGGCGTGAGGAAGGGGCAGCAGAGACCCGCGTTCAGGTCCcggccctgcctccctccagcaCAGGCCTGCGGACGTGTCCCTTAGCCTCATGCACAGGGCTGTGATGCTCGGAGGCCAGAAAGCCGCTTTGGAGAGCGGAAGGCGCCTCCAGTGACGGGGGCTTAGGCTTCATGTGTTGTTAAGCCTCTCATCAAACTGCCGGTCGCCCTCCAGCAGTGACTCCAGGGCCCGCCCTGCTTCCCACAGGAATGGTGGCACCTGCCCTGCCGGCCTGGGGGGGCCCCAGGACGGCACCCGCGTCCCTCTTCCGGGCCCAAGCAGCTCTGCAGGCGTGGGTTCAGGCAGGTCTCCCTGAGCAAACCCGAGACTCCCAGGGGACCTCCAGAGACGGGTGGCCCGGCCCCCGCGGCCCCGGGTACCTGGATGGTGAGCGTCCGCACGGTGTACTCCGGGCACTCCCGCACGTCCTGGACGCGGATGCGGAAGCGCCCGTAGGCCTCCTCCTCTGTGGGCCAGTAGTGGACGCACTTCTGGGCAGGGGGAGCTGGGAGTCAGGGGCTGGGGTCTATCGGCTGGATCAGGGCCCCCCAAGGCATCTCCCTGCCCCCCCGGTGGGCTTGACACCTGCCTCCCCCCGCCCTGGCTTCTGGCTGGGGTGGCCTCCGTGCCCTGTGACTCAGGGACTGACAGGTGTCCTCAGCCCCCGGGGGCCCAGCCTGGAGCCGCCCCACCTCCTTGCCCTCTCGGAGCTGCGTGAGCATGACGATGAGGGGCGCCTCTTCCTGCCACACCATCTCCCAGAAGTCCGACACCGTGTTGGGCATGGGGCCCTGGGTGGCAATGTAGGCCTTATCCTGCCCGCCGTAGCCCTGTAGGCGGGGAGGCAGGCGGTGAACGCGGGCCCGGGGCGGCCCGGACACTCACGTCAGGGACGCACGCACCGGGAGCCCCGTGCTGGCCGGGACAGCCAGCAGAGCGCGGGCCTGGGGTGGCCGGGACACACGCGTCAGGGACGCGTGGGTGTGGGTCAGACTCGACAGCGTGTTGCGTTCAGTCTTCCTGGGCCTCCGTGAATggtcccttccttcctctgccttctaCTAGCACCAAAGGCGGGGAAAACCGTTGCCCTTTGACATACTACTTTGTGGAGTCAGCAGCGAGGCGTAGCACACCCCTGCCAGCCCTTTTTCTCCCCCTCAGAATCCTCCTACTCCTCAGGGGATGGGGGATCCAGACCATTCACTGGCCCGCGCTTCACCCCcaggccctcagttcagttcagttcgtatctgactctttgcaaccccatggaccacagcacgccaggccttcctgtccattccCAACCCCTggcgcttactcaaactcacgtccatggagtcaatcATGCCATAcaaccacctcaccctc of Bubalus bubalis isolate 160015118507 breed Murrah chromosome 5, NDDB_SH_1, whole genome shotgun sequence contains these proteins:
- the PTPN7 gene encoding tyrosine-protein phosphatase non-receptor type 7 isoform X5 — protein: MTQPPPDQAPAKKHVRLQERRGSNVALMLDVRSLGAVEPICSVRTPQEVTLHFLSTAGRPLSRQALQHQPPSPTQLEEEFLRIPSNFVSPEDLDIPGHASKDRYKTILPNPQSRVCLGRAQSQEDGDYINANYIRGYGGQDKAYIATQGPMPNTVSDFWEMVWQEEAPLIVMLTQLREGKEKCVHYWPTEEEAYGRFRIRVQDVRECPEYTVRTLTIQHQEQRRALKHILFSAWPDHQTPESAGPLLRLVAEVEDSPETAARSGPIVVHCSAGIGRTGCFIATRIGCQQLKARGEVDILGIVCQLRLDRGGMIQTAEQYQFLHHTLALFAAQLPEEPSP
- the PTPN7 gene encoding tyrosine-protein phosphatase non-receptor type 7 isoform X3, which gives rise to MTQPPPDQAPAKKHVRLQERRGSNVALMLDVRSLGAVEPICSVRTPQEVTLHFLSTAGRPLSRQALQHQPPSPTQLEEEFLRIPSNFVSPEDLDIPGHASKDRYKTILPNPQSRVCLGRAQSQEDGDYINANYIRGYGGQDKAYIATQGPMPNTVSDFWEMVWQEEAPLIVMLTQLREGKEKCVHYWPTEEEAYGRFRIRVQDVRECPEYTVRTLTIQHQEQACAGGRQGRDLNAGLCCPFLTPCPRPAPGAAPGPEAHSLLGLARPPDPRVGGAPAAPGGRGGGQPRDCGPLWAHRGPLQAQSSMLRRQCEQDRLVTAQFYGLQTKRTGCSVMKRDGGVGGTEPSRPHQTLARNGLPGGRTSRPN
- the PTPN7 gene encoding tyrosine-protein phosphatase non-receptor type 7 isoform X6, which gives rise to MTQPPPDQAPAKKHVRLQERRGSNVALMLDVRSLGAVEPICSVRTPQEVTLHFLSTAGRPLSRQALQHQPPSPTQLEEEFLRIPSNFVSPEDLDIPGHASKDRYKTILPNPQSRVCLGRAQSQEDGDYINANYIRGYGGQDKAYIATQGPMPNTVSDFWEMVWQEEAPLIVMLTQLREGKEKCVHYWPTEEEAYGRFRIRVQDVRECPEYTVRTLTIQHQEQRRALKHILFSAWPDHQTPESAGPLLRLVAEVEDSPETAARSGPIVVHCRRRVRC